A portion of the Ascochyta rabiei chromosome 13, complete sequence genome contains these proteins:
- a CDS encoding anthranilate synthase / indole-3-glycerol phosphate synthase: MPALELIDHSPRHPNPSPPIPTASNVILIDNYDSFTWNVYQYLVFEGATVTVYRNDEITLDDLIAKKPTQLVVSPGPGHPSKDAGISNAAVQHFGGKIPIFGVCMGEQCIYYSYGGTVDVTGQVLHGKTSPLTHDGKGVFAGVTQKVPVTRYHSLAGTHKTLPDCLEITSTIPANPDADVKEVVMGVRHKEYVMEGVQFHPESILTEDGRIMFRNFLKMQGGTWAENERLQKEAHAKAVGADAHAATNGAKKDKQTSILEKIYAHRKAAVDEQKKIPSQRPSDLQASYDLNLAPPQINFPDRLRQSPYRLSLMAEIKRASPSKGIISLSTCAPAQARTYAKAGASTISVLTEPEWFKGSIDDLKAVRQSLEGMPNRPAVLRKEFIFDEYQILEARLAGADTVLLIVKMLDQELLERLYKYSQSLGMEPLVEVNNVEEMEIAVKLGSKVIGVNNRNLVNFEVDMDTTSRLMSMVTKDIIVCALSGIAGPKDVEPYVENGVGAVLVGEALMRASNTADFIVELLGGTTVKPLRTSSTPMVKICGTRSAEAAKAAVEAGADLIGMILAIGTKRTVSAETALAISEAVHKTRKPQVLKSGLLAEAKSATDYFDHAAQRLVSVNDRALLVGVFRNQSLEYVLEQQRLLNLDIVQLHGQEPVEWAKLIPVPVIKAFNPHDHGIGSRGHHALPLLDAGSGGSGKQLDLSDVKGVLAKDEGLKVIFAGGLNADNVQKMLGGLDEYRDRVKAVDVSSGVEGEDGQQSLDKIRAFIKAAKS; this comes from the coding sequence ATGCCTGCCCTCGAGTTGATCGATCACTCACCCCGCCATCCAAACCCCTCCCCGCCGATACCGACCGCCTCCAATGTCATTTTGATTGACAACTACGACTCGTTCACCTGGAACGTGTACCAATACCTCGTCTTCGAAGGCGCCACAGTCACCGTGTACCGCAACGACGAAATCACCCTTGATGACCTGATCGCGAAGAAGCCCACTCAATTGGTGGTCAGCCCTGGGCCAGGGCACCCTTCCAAGGATGCCGGCATAAGCAACGCCGCGGTTCAGCACTTCGGCGGAAAGATTCCCATCTTTGGCGTGTGCATGGGCGAACAATGCATCTACTACTCCTACGGCGGTACAGTGGATGTGACTGGTCAGGTCTTGCACGGGAAGACCTCACCTCTTACTCACGATGGCAAGGGTGTCTTCGCCGGCGTTACGCAGAAGGTTCCAGTCACGAGATATCACTCGCTCGCAGGTACCCATAAGACTCTGCCAGACTGCCTTGAAATCACCTCCACAATCCCCGCCAACCCCGACGCCGATGTGAAGGAGGTCGTGATGGGAGTGCGACACAAGGAATATGTGATGGAGGGCGTGCAGTTTCACCCTGAAAGCATCCTGACCGAGGACGGACGTATCATGTTCAGGAACTTCCTCAAGATGCAGGGCGGGACCTGGGCAGAAAACGAGAGGCTGCAAAAGGAGGCACATGCCAAAGCAGTTGGTGCTGACGCACATGCTGCTACCAATGGCGCTAAGAAGGACAAGCAAACATCCATCTTGGAGAAGATTTACGCGCACCGCAAGGCTGCTGTTGATGAGCAGAAGAAGATTCCCTCTCAGAGGCCCAGCGATCTCCAAGCTTCGTATGATCTGAACCTTGCGCCACCACAGATCAACTTCCCTGATCGCCTACGACAGTCGCCTTACCGGTTGTCGCTCATGGCCGAGATCAAGCGTGCATCGCCCTCGAAAGGCATAATTTCCCTGTCCACTTGTGCACCCGCTCAGGCTAGGACCTACGCGAAAGCAGGCGCTAGTACCATTTCTGTTTTGACAGAGCCTGAGTGGTTCAAGGGTAGCATAGATGATCTCAAAGCTGTCCGCCAAAGCCTCGAGGGCATGCCCAACCGGCCGGCGGTGCTCCGAAAGGAGTTTATCTTCGACGAGTACCAGATCTTGGAAGCACGCCTGGCAGGTGCCGATACTGTGCTCCTGATTGTAAAGATGCTGGACCAGGAGCTTCTGGAGAGGCTCTACAAGTACTCGCAGTCACTCGGCATGGAGCCTCTGGTCGAAGTCAACAACGTCGAGGAGATGGAGATCGCCGTCAAGCTTGGGTCAAAGGTCATCGGTGTCAACAACCGCAATCTTGTGAACTTCGAGGTTGACATGGACACCACCAGCCGGCTTATGAGCATGGTCACGAAGGACATCATCGTCTGCGCACTCAGTGGCATTGCAGGCCCCAAGGATGTGGAGCCTTATGTAGAAAACGGCGTCGGCGCAGTTTTGGTCGGCGAGGCGCTCATGCGTGCATCCAATACCGCGGACTTCATTGTGGAGCTTCTTGGTGGCACGACAGTGAAGCCTTTGCGAACTTCCTCGACGCCAATGGTCAAGATCTGCGGGACGCGGAGCGCTGAGGCTGCAAAGGCAGCTGTCGAAGCCGGAGCCGACCTCATTGGTATGATCCTGGCGATTGGAACCAAGCGCACAGTATCTGCAGAGACAGCCTTGGCCATCTCGGAAGCAGTACACAAAACCAGAAAGCCGCAGGTACTGAAGTCTGGGTTGTTGGCCGAAGCCAAGTCTGCCACTGATTACTTCGACCATGCCGCACAACGTCTCGTATCTGTCAACGACCGAGCTCTACTCGTGGGTGTGTTCCGCAACCAGTCTTTGGAGTATGTGCTTGAGCAACAGCGACTGCTCAACCTCGACATCGTGCAGCTTCACGGTCAGGAACCTGTCGAGTGGGCAAAGCTTATCCCAGTTCCAGTCATCAAAGCATTCAACCCCCACGACCACGGTATCGGATCTCGCGGTCACCACGCATTGCCTCTCCTTGATGCCGGGTCAGGTGGGTCGGGAAAACAGCTTGATCTGTCAGACGTCAAGGGGGTTCTCGCAAAGGACGAGGGATTGAAGGTCATTTTCGCAGGAGGCCTGAACGCCGATAACGTGCAGAAGATGCTGGGCGGGCTAGACGAGTACCGAGACCGTGTCAAGGCCGTAGACGTCAGCAGCGGCGTGGAAGGGGAGGATGGTCAACAGAGCCTGGACAAGATCCGCGCTTTCATCAAGGCAGCCAAGAGCTAG